Proteins encoded together in one Gemmatimonadota bacterium DH-78 window:
- a CDS encoding ABC transporter substrate-binding protein translates to MPQLLLILATALAAAPPMSVPVFAPASSDPAAVVVSPGVEVTDIRGRRVALPAGEARIAIDDARYLVALSLLLDDPTTPLVGWPHDGHRIGGDLYDRYEARFPRLPTLGRVSSSAEAFSLEQMLAAGPRVAVFSLGRGPSDAQVAQLERAGVVSVFVDFFIDPLANVDRSLEILGAVVGRDRRAAEIVAFRAERRAAIESAVGAAGLARPDVFLEPHAGMSEECCNSPGRGNVGVYIEFAGGRNIGADILPGAVGRLSLEYVLERDPDVYVATGGPHLAGTAGLVMGDGYGADTARESLERIAARDGIRLLSAVRNGRVHGLSHQLLNSPLDVVALELLARWLHPEALGHLDPGATLRQLNTRFLAVPLDGTFWVSSPLPSEHLPR, encoded by the coding sequence ATGCCCCAACTTCTCCTGATTCTGGCCACGGCTCTCGCTGCCGCGCCGCCGATGTCCGTGCCGGTGTTCGCACCGGCGTCGTCGGATCCGGCCGCCGTCGTCGTGAGCCCGGGCGTGGAGGTCACCGACATTCGGGGGCGCCGGGTGGCGCTCCCCGCCGGTGAGGCGCGCATCGCGATCGACGACGCCCGGTACCTCGTGGCGCTGTCGCTGCTGCTCGACGACCCCACCACCCCCCTCGTCGGGTGGCCGCACGACGGCCACCGCATCGGGGGCGACCTCTACGATCGCTACGAGGCGCGGTTTCCCCGGCTGCCCACGCTGGGTCGGGTATCGAGCTCGGCAGAGGCCTTCTCGCTCGAGCAGATGCTCGCCGCGGGGCCGCGGGTGGCCGTCTTCTCGCTCGGGCGCGGACCCTCCGACGCGCAGGTCGCCCAGCTCGAGCGAGCCGGTGTGGTGTCGGTGTTCGTCGACTTCTTCATCGACCCGCTGGCAAACGTCGATCGCAGCCTCGAGATCCTGGGCGCGGTGGTGGGCCGCGATCGGCGCGCCGCGGAGATCGTGGCCTTCCGCGCCGAGCGCCGCGCCGCGATCGAGTCGGCGGTCGGGGCGGCCGGACTCGCGCGCCCCGACGTCTTCCTGGAGCCTCACGCCGGCATGTCGGAGGAGTGCTGCAACTCTCCCGGCCGGGGCAACGTGGGGGTCTACATCGAGTTCGCCGGCGGCCGCAACATCGGCGCCGACATCCTTCCCGGCGCGGTCGGGCGGCTGAGCCTCGAGTACGTGCTCGAGCGCGACCCCGACGTGTACGTGGCCACCGGCGGCCCGCACCTGGCCGGCACCGCCGGGCTCGTGATGGGCGACGGCTACGGTGCCGACACGGCCCGGGAGTCCCTCGAACGCATCGCCGCACGCGACGGGATCCGGCTGCTCTCGGCGGTGCGCAACGGACGGGTGCACGGCCTGTCGCACCAGCTGCTGAACTCCCCGCTGGACGTGGTGGCTCTCGAGCTGCTCGCCCGATGGCTGCATCCCGAGGCGCTGGGTCATCTCGACCCCGGCGCCACCCTCCGACAGCTGAACACCCGCTTTCTGGCGGTCCCGCTCGACGGCACCTTCTGGGTGTCGTCGCCCCTCCCCTCCGAGCACCTTCCGAGATGA